A DNA window from Danio aesculapii chromosome 1, fDanAes4.1, whole genome shotgun sequence contains the following coding sequences:
- the LOC130220721 gene encoding protein downstream neighbor of son homolog — translation MAELGCYSPSFKKPSDVLRMRRKRARSEGPGGKASSPALSGVRPFSPGPLLTATGRGNGGVKRRNPFASIENTYSSPKKRALIQEDGRKSSAAGPDEKLREELPKTGASLREELLHTDRHKQQHTQVVVSLSEADGVFEEDLFDPQSCSAVLKSPEALRDSAPAEVCVEYPADWSLKTRLLFTSPQSFSWAEHLKAQEEAQGLSSHCRAQFNSIPAHIPEPRGCAELRCGFQQSLQYWQHPSLPWLSLFPRIGAERKFSGQCVPWAQDAVLQQSLMSDWCVSLTSLYSLLKARLCPYFYVCSYQLTVLFRAAGLSGSAGVTALLSPTTRGLRDAMKTDGIEFSLPLLEEKRKSRGQSSSQPADGEEMTSGAQLSEHSENEEEEEEDDDDDGGFSWLKEMGVQDKIKKPDAISIKLRKEHREVRLDRRPESVVLVEGSNTFTLLNFLMNCKSLVAGAGSQAGLPPTLLAPTAFRGATLQTLKARTVNVKTQVRAGYEDVCSLEVTGPIMPHCVHALTLLLKAAQRGQFTTSLYTHEPTAVLNIPISPSTHTEEHTKCVVQDLLSCGLQQSSVQQLAAPSILGKAALRHLQMRDCSYSWRT, via the exons ATGGCGGAGCTCGGCTGCTACTCTCCCAGCTTCAAGAAACCGTCCGATGTGCTGCGGATGAGGCGGAAGCGGGCGCGGAGTGAAGGACCGGGCGGGAAAGCGTCGAGTCCGGCGTTGTCCGGAGTCCGGCCGTTCTCCCCGGGGCCACTACTCACCGCTACGGGACGCGGCAACGGCGGAGTCAAGCGGAGAAACCCGTTCGCCAGCATCGAGAACACCTACAGCAGCCCGAAGAAAAGAGCTTTAATACAGGAGGACGGTAGAAAGAGTTCAGCCGCGGGTCCAGACGAGAAACTCCGAGAAGAACTACCGAAAACCGGAGCTTCACTGCGGGAGGAGCTGCTGCACACAGATCGACACAAACAACAGCACACACAG GTGGTGGTGTCTCTCTCTGAAGCTGACGGTGTGTTTGAGGAGGATCTGTTTGATCCCCAGAGCTGCTCTGCGGTGCTGAAG AGTCCTGAGGCGCTCCGTGACTCTGCTCCGGCTGAGGTGTGTGTGGAGTATCCGGCGGACTGGTCTCTGAAAACTCGTCTGCTGTTCACGTCTCCTCAGTCGTTCTCCTGGGCTGAGCATCTGAAGGCGCAGGAGGAGGCGCAGGGCTTGAGTTCTCACTGCAGAGCCCAGTTCAACAGCATTCCTGCTCACATACCG GAGCCCCGGGGCTGTGCGGAGCTGCGGTGTGGTTTCCAGCAGAGTCTCCAGTACTGGCAGCACCCATCTCTGCCCTGGCTCTCTCTCTTTCCACGCATTGGCGCTGAACGCAAGTTTTCTGGCCAGTGTGTGCCATGGGCGCAGGATGCAGTGCTGCAGCAGAGCCTCATGAGCGACTG GTGTGTGAGTCTGACGTCTCTCTACAGTCTGCTGAAAGCTCGCCTCTGTCCGTATTTCTATGTGTGCTCGTATCAGTTGACTGTTCTCTTCAGAGCGGCCGGTCTGAGCGGATCTGCAGGCGTCACTGCACTGCTGTCGCCCACCACTAGAGGACTCCGAGATGCCATGAAGACCGATG GAATCGAGTTTTCTCTCCCTCTGCTGGAGGAGAAGAGGAAGAGcagaggtcagagttcatcaCAGCCTGCAGACGGTGAAGAAATGACCAGCGGCGCTCA GCTGAGTGAACACAGCGAGaatgaagaagaggaggaggaagatgatgatgatgatgggggGTTTTCATGGCTGAAGGAGATGGGCGTTCAAGACAAGATCAAGAAACCAGATGCCATTTCTATTAAACT TCGTAAAGAGCACAGGGAGGTTCGTCTGGACCGCCGGCCTGAGTCTGTGGTTCTGGTGGAGGGGTCCAACACCTTCACGCTGCTGAACTTCCTGATGAACTGTAAGAGTCTGGTGGCCGGTGCCGGATCTCAGGCTGGGCTTCCTCCAACACTACTGGCCCCGACAGCCTTCAGAGGAGCCACACTGCAAACGCTcaag GCTCGTACGGTGAATGTGAAGACTCAGGTGCGAGCGGGTTATGAGGACGTGTGCAGTCTGGAGGTGACGGGACCCATAATGCCTCACTGTGTGCACGCGCTGACGCTGCTCCTGAAAGCGGCTCAGAGAGGACAGTTTACTACGTCTCTGTACACACACGAGCCCACAGCCGTCCTCAACATCCCCATCAGCCCCAGCACACACACGGAGGAGCacacg AAGTGTGTTGTCCAGGATCTGCTCAGCTGTGGCCTACAGCAGAGCTCCGTTCAGCAGCTGGCAGCCCCGAGCATTCTGGGAAAGGCAGCACTCAGACACCTGCAGATGAGGGACTGTTCATACAGCTGGAGGACCTGA